From Microbacterium sp. LWH11-1.2, one genomic window encodes:
- a CDS encoding TadA family conjugal transfer-associated ATPase, protein MADSFVIQPRGGTRSALAEANVSERLRVDPAFGPLAEHCVDDTVTDVFVNGADGLFIDRGSGAEPVSTWRASEREVRDLAVALVGLGGRHLDDQAPCVDVRLDSGIRVHAVLAPVSTTGTALSIRIPRVRAADLDALAALGSFDARQQSWLTTLVAERANILITGGTGTGKTTLLSALLSEVSAAERIVTIEDVAELRPRHPHHVALEARQANLEGAGGISLARLVRESLRMRPDRLVVGECRGEEVRELLTALNTGHDGGAGTLHASGLRDVPARLEALGALAGMDATALARQAVSAFTMVLHLERAPDGTRRIAQAGRLVLDRERLGIEEVWPW, encoded by the coding sequence ATGGCCGATTCCTTCGTCATCCAGCCGCGAGGCGGAACGCGCTCAGCGCTCGCTGAAGCGAACGTCTCCGAGCGACTGCGTGTGGACCCGGCCTTCGGACCGCTCGCCGAGCACTGCGTCGATGACACCGTCACCGACGTCTTCGTCAACGGAGCGGACGGATTGTTCATCGACCGGGGGAGCGGCGCCGAGCCCGTGTCCACCTGGAGGGCGTCGGAGCGCGAGGTCCGCGACCTGGCGGTAGCGCTCGTCGGGCTCGGAGGTCGGCACCTCGACGATCAGGCGCCGTGCGTCGATGTGCGCCTCGACTCCGGCATCCGCGTCCACGCCGTGCTGGCGCCGGTGTCGACGACGGGGACCGCGCTGTCCATCCGGATTCCTCGTGTGCGCGCCGCCGACCTCGATGCACTCGCGGCGCTCGGATCCTTCGACGCCCGCCAGCAGAGCTGGCTCACGACGCTGGTCGCCGAGCGGGCGAACATCCTCATCACGGGCGGCACCGGCACGGGCAAGACGACCCTGCTCTCGGCGCTGCTGTCCGAGGTCTCCGCCGCCGAGCGCATCGTCACGATCGAAGACGTCGCGGAGCTCCGCCCTCGCCACCCTCATCACGTCGCGCTCGAGGCGCGTCAGGCCAACCTCGAGGGCGCGGGCGGGATCAGTCTCGCCCGGCTGGTGCGGGAGTCGCTGCGCATGCGGCCCGATCGCCTCGTGGTCGGGGAGTGTCGCGGTGAGGAGGTGCGGGAGCTGCTCACCGCCCTGAACACCGGGCACGACGGCGGCGCGGGCACCCTGCACGCGAGCGGTCTGCGCGACGTGCCGGCGCGCCTCGAGGCGCTCGGGGCCCTCGCCGGGATGGATGCCACGGCGCTCGCCCGGCAGGCCGTCAGCGCCTTCACGATGGTGCTGCACCTCGAGCGCGCGCCCGACGGCACCCGGCGCATCGCCCAGGCGGGACGGCTCGTCCTGGACCGAGAGCGACTCGGCATCGAGGAGGTCTGGCCGTGGTGA
- a CDS encoding type II secretion system F family protein, with protein sequence MVIRFGRPAVIEPDAADAATSVQSLAVLLQAGAVPLVAWRHLAETGDRHAASVVDRVASGVPLLDAIEAEGGAWADLAAAWEIATTVGAPLAEVLRMIAETLRDAASAADDVRIALAEPAGTARLLLWMPFGGLLLGFALGFDTLGVIIANPLGAACVVAGLLLVVAARQWTRSLLKKARPAPGTPGMRAELVAVALAGGASIDRALRLVAESAVSGAGEEERVRTVLDLSRAAGVPAGELLRAAAAQDRHSARVQGRLRAAKLSTRLLIPLGVCTLPAFLLLGVAPLLLSVLASTPLPL encoded by the coding sequence GTGGTGATCCGGTTCGGCCGACCGGCCGTGATCGAACCCGATGCGGCGGATGCGGCGACCTCGGTGCAGTCCCTCGCCGTGCTGCTCCAGGCGGGCGCCGTGCCGCTCGTCGCCTGGCGACACCTCGCCGAGACAGGCGATCGGCATGCCGCGTCCGTCGTGGACCGCGTGGCGTCGGGGGTGCCCCTGCTCGACGCGATCGAGGCCGAGGGTGGCGCGTGGGCCGATCTGGCCGCCGCGTGGGAGATCGCGACGACCGTCGGCGCGCCGCTGGCCGAGGTGCTCCGCATGATCGCCGAGACGCTGCGTGACGCGGCCTCCGCGGCCGACGACGTGCGCATCGCGCTGGCGGAGCCCGCGGGAACCGCGCGCCTGCTGCTGTGGATGCCGTTCGGCGGACTGCTGCTGGGCTTCGCCCTCGGCTTCGACACGCTGGGCGTGATCATCGCCAACCCGCTCGGCGCCGCGTGTGTGGTGGCGGGGCTGCTGTTGGTGGTGGCCGCGCGGCAGTGGACGCGGAGCCTGCTGAAGAAGGCGCGTCCTGCTCCGGGCACCCCGGGTATGAGGGCCGAGCTGGTCGCCGTCGCGCTCGCCGGCGGTGCCTCCATCGACCGGGCGCTGCGGCTCGTCGCGGAGAGTGCGGTCTCCGGAGCCGGAGAAGAGGAGCGCGTGAGGACCGTGCTGGATCTCTCCCGCGCGGCAGGCGTTCCGGCGGGCGAACTGCTCCGAGCAGCCGCGGCCCAGGACCGGCATTCCGCTCGAGTGCAGGGCCGCCTGCGCGCGGCGAAGCTCTCGACGCGCCTGCTCATCCCGCTCGGCGTCTGCACGCTGCCGGCATTCCTGCTGCTGGGCGTGGCACCGCTGCTGCTCAGCGTGCTCGCCTCGACCCCGCTTCCGCTGTGA
- a CDS encoding DUF4244 domain-containing protein, with protein MNALPTLDRRRAARLFGDDTGAATAEYAITTMAAVAFAGLLVVIMRSDEVRGILTDLVRRALTVA; from the coding sequence ATGAACGCCCTTCCCACGCTGGATCGCCGCCGCGCGGCACGTCTCTTCGGCGACGACACCGGAGCAGCCACAGCCGAGTACGCGATCACGACCATGGCCGCCGTGGCCTTCGCCGGACTGCTCGTCGTCATCATGAGGTCGGACGAGGTGCGCGGCATCCTCACCGACCTCGTGCGCCGAGCGCTCACGGTGGCGTGA
- a CDS encoding TadE family type IV pilus minor pilin — protein sequence MSVLSAAARLGGERGSVAAELALALPAVLLALLLGAGALGAASRQVALQDAAADAARLLGRGEGAGAAEGIVGRAVPGAGVSSSRSGDLVCVTASIDVSLGAVIRLPLQASSCALDGGR from the coding sequence GTGAGCGTGCTCTCCGCGGCAGCGCGCCTCGGCGGGGAGCGCGGCTCGGTGGCCGCCGAGCTCGCGCTCGCGCTCCCGGCTGTGCTCCTCGCTCTCCTCCTGGGCGCCGGCGCCCTCGGGGCGGCATCCCGTCAGGTCGCTCTGCAGGATGCCGCCGCCGATGCTGCTCGTCTCCTCGGGCGCGGCGAGGGGGCCGGTGCGGCGGAGGGGATCGTGGGCCGCGCCGTCCCGGGAGCGGGGGTCTCGTCATCCCGCTCCGGCGACCTCGTGTGCGTCACCGCATCGATCGACGTGTCGCTCGGCGCCGTCATCCGTCTCCCGTTGCAGGCATCGAGCTGCGCGCTCGACGGCGGCCGCTGA
- a CDS encoding helicase, whose protein sequence is MAGTALAAGLLTVAAALSLGLAAVGGAAVTAQRAAGAADAAALAAADAASGAVPSADGPCALAARVAGASGATLTGCTVQGFVATVQVQAAYAGLAAVSRARAGPPEGH, encoded by the coding sequence ATGGCCGGCACGGCGCTCGCGGCGGGCCTCCTGACCGTCGCGGCGGCGCTCTCCCTGGGGCTCGCCGCCGTCGGCGGGGCGGCCGTGACGGCTCAGCGCGCCGCCGGGGCAGCCGACGCCGCCGCGCTCGCCGCCGCCGATGCCGCCAGCGGTGCGGTGCCGTCGGCCGACGGCCCCTGCGCACTCGCGGCGCGGGTGGCGGGAGCCTCCGGAGCGACCCTCACCGGGTGCACCGTGCAGGGCTTCGTGGCGACTGTGCAGGTGCAGGCGGCGTACGCTGGTCTGGCTGCCGTCTCCCGCGCCCGTGCCGGGCCACCCGAGGGTCACTGA
- the topA gene encoding type I DNA topoisomerase, with translation MAEGKKLVIVESPTKMRSIQGYLGDGYEVLSSVGHIRDLADKKDIPAADKEAYGKYSIDIENGFDPYYVVSDRKTKTVAELKRALKTADELLLATDEDREGEAIAWHLLETLKPKVPVKRMVFHEITKDAIQAAVGNTRELDHDLVDAQETRRILDRLYGWDVSPVLWYKVKTGISAGRVQSAATRLIVDRERERMAFVSAEYWDVDAAAAATGTSFKIRLVRVDGGQLARGTDFDDTGKLKKAVVILDEATAASLAQAVDAVGAGTVTKVEAKPGTRSPYAPFTTSTMQQEAGRKLSMGAKQAMGVAQRLYEKGYITYMRTDSTALSTQAVQAARSQAVALYGDAAVPLKPRVYKSKSKNAQEAHEAIRPSGENFRTPASLSSELDRDEQRLYDLIWKRTVASQMADAKYETTTVTIAVDTSAELKGQGAAQLAEFTASGTVYTFKGFLEAYEEGRDEKRGDADAAENQSLPAVAVGDALAVSDAEAKGHRTTPKPRYTEASLVKVLEEKGIGRPSTFASIPETILDRGYAVKRGQALVPTWLAFSVVRLLEEHFAALVDYDFTAALEDDLDTIARGEQNRVEWLKSFYFGSESRTGLRQVVDNLGEIDARALNSTRITDTATLRFGKYGPYLEVADPENPDAKPRIVNVPEDLAPDELTQAKAQELIDAPVAGDRVLGENPENGKIIVVKDGRFGPYVQENDPVSEDAAVDESTGEVVEAPKPKRGAKKETAPKPRTGSLFRSMSVDSIDLETALQLLNLPRVVGTDPESGEEITAQNGRFGPYLKKGTDSRSLESESQIFDVTLEQALEIYAQPKYGARRASSALAEFDADPVSGKPIRIRDGRFGAYVTDSETNVTIPRGQKVEDITFEIAVQMLADKRAKGPAPKRGAKKPVAKKAPAKKPAAKKPAAKTAAGKTTTAKTAAKKPAAKKPAAKKTDAATSAARSAAAKKAAATRAANAAAKAGS, from the coding sequence TTGGCTGAAGGCAAGAAGCTCGTCATCGTCGAGTCCCCGACGAAGATGCGGTCTATTCAGGGATACCTCGGCGACGGCTATGAGGTGCTCAGCTCCGTCGGCCACATCCGCGACCTCGCTGACAAGAAGGACATCCCGGCCGCCGACAAGGAGGCGTACGGGAAGTACTCGATCGACATCGAGAACGGCTTCGACCCGTACTACGTGGTCTCCGATCGGAAGACCAAGACGGTCGCCGAGCTCAAGCGCGCGCTCAAGACCGCCGACGAGCTCCTGCTCGCCACTGATGAGGACCGCGAGGGCGAGGCGATCGCCTGGCACCTGCTCGAGACTCTGAAGCCCAAGGTTCCCGTCAAGCGCATGGTCTTCCACGAGATCACCAAGGACGCGATCCAGGCGGCTGTGGGAAACACCCGCGAGCTCGACCACGACCTCGTCGACGCGCAGGAGACCCGCCGCATCCTCGACCGCCTCTACGGCTGGGACGTCTCGCCGGTGCTCTGGTACAAGGTCAAGACCGGCATCTCCGCCGGGCGCGTGCAGTCCGCCGCCACCCGCCTGATCGTCGACCGCGAACGCGAGCGCATGGCGTTCGTCTCGGCGGAGTACTGGGACGTCGATGCCGCCGCCGCAGCGACGGGGACGTCCTTCAAGATCCGCCTCGTCCGGGTCGACGGCGGGCAGCTCGCCCGCGGCACCGACTTCGACGACACCGGCAAGCTCAAGAAGGCCGTCGTCATCCTCGACGAGGCCACGGCCGCGTCGCTCGCCCAAGCCGTCGACGCCGTCGGTGCCGGCACCGTGACCAAGGTCGAGGCGAAGCCCGGAACCCGCAGCCCCTACGCGCCGTTCACGACCTCGACCATGCAGCAGGAAGCCGGCCGCAAGCTCTCGATGGGCGCGAAGCAGGCGATGGGCGTCGCCCAGCGTCTGTACGAGAAGGGCTACATCACCTATATGCGCACCGACTCCACGGCGCTGAGCACCCAGGCGGTGCAGGCGGCGCGGAGCCAGGCGGTCGCGCTCTACGGCGACGCCGCGGTGCCGCTGAAGCCGCGCGTCTACAAGTCGAAGAGCAAGAACGCGCAGGAGGCTCACGAGGCGATCCGTCCCTCGGGCGAGAACTTCCGCACGCCGGCATCCCTCTCCAGCGAGCTCGACCGCGACGAGCAGCGTCTCTACGACCTCATCTGGAAGCGCACCGTCGCCAGCCAGATGGCCGACGCGAAGTACGAGACGACGACCGTCACGATCGCCGTCGACACCTCCGCAGAGCTCAAGGGGCAGGGCGCCGCCCAGCTCGCCGAGTTCACGGCATCCGGCACCGTCTACACCTTCAAGGGCTTCCTCGAGGCCTACGAAGAGGGGCGCGACGAGAAGCGCGGGGATGCGGACGCGGCGGAGAACCAGTCCCTGCCCGCCGTCGCCGTCGGCGACGCGCTCGCCGTCTCGGATGCCGAGGCCAAGGGCCACCGCACCACGCCCAAGCCCCGCTACACCGAGGCCTCGCTCGTCAAGGTGCTCGAGGAGAAGGGCATCGGCCGCCCGTCGACCTTCGCCTCGATCCCCGAGACGATCCTCGACCGCGGCTACGCCGTCAAGCGCGGCCAGGCGCTCGTTCCCACCTGGCTCGCGTTCAGCGTGGTGCGTCTGCTCGAGGAGCACTTCGCCGCGCTCGTCGACTACGACTTCACTGCGGCGCTCGAAGACGATCTCGACACGATCGCGCGCGGCGAGCAGAACCGGGTGGAGTGGCTCAAGTCGTTCTACTTCGGATCCGAGAGCCGCACCGGCCTCCGCCAGGTCGTCGACAACCTCGGCGAGATCGACGCCCGTGCGCTGAACTCCACCCGCATCACCGACACGGCCACGCTCCGATTCGGCAAGTACGGTCCCTACCTCGAGGTCGCCGATCCGGAGAACCCCGATGCCAAGCCGCGCATCGTCAACGTGCCGGAGGACCTCGCGCCCGACGAGCTCACGCAGGCGAAGGCGCAGGAGCTCATCGATGCTCCCGTCGCCGGCGACCGCGTGCTGGGGGAGAACCCCGAGAACGGCAAGATCATCGTCGTCAAGGACGGTCGATTCGGCCCCTACGTGCAGGAGAACGACCCGGTGTCGGAGGATGCCGCGGTCGACGAGTCGACCGGCGAGGTCGTCGAGGCTCCCAAGCCCAAGCGGGGAGCCAAGAAGGAGACGGCCCCCAAGCCCCGCACCGGGTCGCTGTTCCGCTCGATGTCGGTCGACTCGATCGATCTCGAGACGGCCCTGCAGCTGCTGAACCTCCCGCGCGTCGTCGGCACCGATCCGGAGTCGGGTGAGGAGATCACGGCCCAGAACGGTCGGTTCGGTCCGTACCTGAAGAAGGGCACGGACTCGCGGTCGCTCGAGAGCGAATCGCAGATCTTCGATGTCACGCTCGAGCAGGCGCTCGAGATCTACGCGCAGCCGAAGTACGGCGCTCGACGCGCGTCCAGCGCGCTCGCCGAGTTCGACGCCGACCCGGTCAGCGGCAAGCCGATCCGCATCCGCGACGGTCGTTTCGGGGCGTACGTGACCGACAGCGAGACCAACGTCACGATCCCGCGCGGACAGAAGGTCGAGGACATCACGTTCGAGATCGCCGTGCAGATGCTCGCCGACAAGCGCGCGAAGGGGCCGGCTCCCAAGCGCGGTGCCAAGAAGCCCGTAGCGAAGAAGGCTCCCGCGAAGAAGCCGGCGGCGAAGAAGCCGGCGGCGAAGACCGCTGCGGGGAAGACCACGACGGCGAAGACCGCGGCCAAGAAGCCGGCCGCCAAGAAGCCGGCCGCCAAGAAGACGGATGCCGCGACCTCGGCCGCGCGCTCGGCCGCGGCGAAGAAGGCCGCCGCGACACGGGCCGCGAACGCCGCTGCGAAGGCGGGCTCGTGA
- the tmk gene encoding dTMP kinase yields MTPGGGVWITLEGGDGSGKTTQSNLLASWLTDAGRTVVRTREPGGSEVGQLIRDIVLHHRGDIAPRAEALLYAADRAHHVATVVRPALDRGEVVLQDRYLDSSVAYQGAGRVLDATEIRDLSLWAAEGALPDLTILLDLDPGAARVRLDSADKPFDRLEAEQVDFHARVRDAYLALAAAEPERFLVVDAAASADDIAGLIRARVDSLLASR; encoded by the coding sequence GTGACCCCAGGCGGTGGTGTGTGGATCACGCTCGAAGGCGGCGACGGCTCGGGCAAGACCACGCAGTCGAATCTGCTCGCCTCCTGGTTGACGGATGCCGGGCGCACGGTCGTGCGTACCCGTGAACCCGGCGGGTCAGAGGTCGGTCAGCTGATCCGCGACATCGTGCTGCATCACCGCGGCGATATCGCGCCGCGTGCGGAGGCGCTGCTGTATGCGGCCGACCGGGCGCACCATGTCGCGACCGTGGTCCGGCCCGCCCTCGACCGCGGCGAGGTCGTGCTGCAGGACCGCTATCTCGACTCCTCGGTCGCGTATCAGGGTGCGGGACGCGTGCTCGACGCGACCGAGATCCGCGACCTGTCGCTCTGGGCCGCCGAGGGCGCGCTGCCCGATCTCACGATCCTGCTCGACCTTGACCCCGGCGCGGCGCGCGTGCGCCTCGATTCCGCGGACAAGCCCTTCGATCGGCTCGAGGCGGAGCAGGTCGACTTCCACGCGCGGGTCAGGGACGCCTACCTGGCGCTGGCCGCTGCCGAGCCCGAACGGTTCCTGGTGGTCGACGCCGCCGCATCCGCCGACGACATCGCCGGGCTGATCCGCGCCCGCGTCGACAGCCTGCTCGCCTCACGGTGA
- a CDS encoding DNA polymerase III subunit delta', protein MPQTVAAPFPWADVWGQDAAVETLRAAASDPAALSHAWLITGPPGSGRSTLAHAFAAALVADRPDDEAAMRQVLAGTHPDVTALRTDKVIITIAEARALVERSYFAPSAGRYRVIVVEDADRMVERTSNVLLKALEEPPEQTVWILCAPSEADLLPTIRSRVRSLRLREPDVADVARLISLRTGVDGEIAEQAARHAQRHIGMAQRLATDESARRRRDETLRSVLGVRGVGDAVEVAGRIIQAATEDAKALTAERDATERASMLRTVGIAEGQPVPPALRTQLSALEDDQKKRATRSLRDGIDRVLTDLQSLFRDVVMLQFGRDDDLINTELRAELAGLASAWPETRTLVVLDHLAETRQSLERNVAPLLALESLLVTITSGRKP, encoded by the coding sequence ATGCCCCAGACCGTCGCCGCCCCGTTCCCGTGGGCCGATGTGTGGGGGCAGGACGCAGCGGTCGAGACGCTCCGCGCCGCAGCATCCGATCCTGCAGCGCTCTCGCACGCCTGGCTGATCACCGGTCCACCCGGGTCCGGCCGTTCGACGCTCGCGCACGCCTTCGCCGCCGCGCTGGTCGCCGATCGTCCCGACGACGAGGCGGCGATGCGCCAGGTGCTCGCCGGCACGCATCCCGACGTCACGGCGCTGCGCACCGACAAGGTCATCATCACCATCGCCGAGGCGCGCGCGCTCGTCGAGCGCTCGTACTTCGCGCCCTCCGCCGGACGATACCGGGTGATCGTCGTCGAAGACGCCGATCGCATGGTCGAGCGCACCTCGAACGTGCTGCTGAAAGCGCTGGAGGAGCCCCCGGAGCAGACCGTCTGGATCCTGTGCGCCCCGAGCGAGGCCGACCTGCTGCCGACCATCCGCTCCCGGGTGCGGTCGCTGCGGCTCCGCGAGCCCGACGTGGCCGACGTCGCGCGTCTGATCAGCCTGCGGACCGGCGTCGACGGGGAGATCGCCGAGCAGGCCGCCCGGCATGCGCAACGCCACATCGGCATGGCGCAGCGGCTCGCGACCGATGAATCGGCTCGCCGTCGGCGCGACGAGACCCTGCGCTCCGTCCTCGGCGTGCGCGGTGTCGGCGACGCCGTCGAGGTGGCCGGTCGCATCATCCAGGCCGCCACCGAGGACGCGAAAGCGCTCACGGCCGAGCGCGATGCGACGGAGAGGGCCTCGATGCTCCGGACCGTGGGCATCGCCGAGGGGCAGCCCGTCCCGCCGGCTCTGCGCACGCAGCTCTCCGCTCTCGAGGACGACCAGAAGAAGCGCGCCACGCGCAGTCTGCGTGACGGCATCGACCGGGTGCTCACCGACCTCCAATCCCTGTTCCGCGACGTCGTCATGCTGCAGTTCGGCAGAGATGACGATCTGATCAACACCGAGCTGCGCGCCGAGCTGGCAGGCCTCGCATCCGCCTGGCCCGAGACACGTACTCTTGTCGTACTTGACCACCTTGCCGAGACGCGGCAGTCGCTGGAGCGCAACGTCGCCCCGCTGCTCGCCCTGGAGAGCTTGCTCGTGACGATCACGAGCGGGAGGAAACCGTGA
- a CDS encoding alpha/beta hydrolase has product MNNRSTSRFRRAAAIVAGLAAASVALSGCLYAMIPEQAAPRPSTTNAPDTEGVSADLLPFYSQTLTWTTCGTGFDCTDVTAPLDWENPSAGEITLSVVRHQAEGTAIGSLLTNPGGPGASGVELIQGSLDFAVGADLIENYDVIGFDPRGVGASTAVTCYDAAQMDDYLYTIPDAPRGTPEWEAELLESHKAFAEACDANSGGILPHITTINSARDMDLIRAVLGDKQLNYLGYSYGTFLGATYAKLYPEKAGRLVLDGAIDPAVPGLEVGATQALGFESALRAYMQNCLDSGSCPFNGTVDEAMADLGALLASADRTPLKNGDGRLMGADSMMTAIIAALYSEDSWGYLTQALDEALQGDPTTAFLLADFYNERENGAYLSNSSEAFRAYNCMDYPVEDDPDAEAAITKKIAEGAPTIAPYWNGPDSCSVWPYPPTGTRGEIKAEGAGPILVIGTTNDPATPYEWSESLANQLEEGVLITRVGEGHTGYNKGNACVDDAVEAFLLDDVVPEDGLRCE; this is encoded by the coding sequence GTGAACAACCGATCGACTTCCCGCTTCCGCCGCGCCGCCGCGATCGTCGCCGGCCTGGCAGCGGCATCCGTCGCCCTCTCCGGGTGCCTGTACGCCATGATCCCCGAGCAGGCGGCTCCGCGGCCGTCGACGACGAACGCGCCCGACACCGAGGGCGTCTCCGCCGACCTGCTCCCGTTCTACTCGCAGACGCTCACGTGGACGACGTGCGGCACCGGCTTCGACTGCACCGACGTGACGGCGCCGCTCGACTGGGAGAACCCGAGCGCGGGGGAGATCACGCTCTCCGTGGTGCGCCACCAGGCCGAGGGCACCGCGATCGGCTCCCTGCTGACCAACCCGGGCGGGCCCGGTGCCAGCGGCGTCGAGCTCATCCAGGGCAGCCTCGACTTCGCGGTCGGAGCAGACCTCATCGAGAACTATGACGTGATCGGCTTCGATCCTCGCGGTGTCGGCGCTTCGACGGCCGTCACCTGCTATGACGCAGCGCAGATGGACGACTACCTCTACACGATCCCCGACGCCCCGCGCGGGACGCCCGAGTGGGAGGCCGAGCTGCTCGAGTCGCACAAGGCCTTCGCCGAGGCGTGCGACGCGAACAGCGGCGGCATCCTGCCCCACATCACCACGATCAACTCCGCTCGCGACATGGATCTGATCCGTGCGGTGCTCGGCGACAAGCAGTTGAACTACCTCGGCTACTCCTACGGCACCTTCCTCGGCGCCACCTACGCGAAGCTGTACCCCGAGAAGGCCGGTCGGCTCGTGCTCGACGGCGCGATCGACCCCGCGGTCCCGGGCCTCGAGGTCGGCGCGACCCAGGCCCTCGGCTTCGAATCGGCGCTGCGCGCCTACATGCAGAACTGCCTCGATTCCGGAAGCTGCCCGTTCAACGGCACGGTCGACGAGGCGATGGCCGACCTCGGAGCCCTGCTCGCGAGCGCCGACCGCACGCCGCTGAAGAACGGCGACGGACGCCTGATGGGCGCCGACTCGATGATGACCGCCATCATCGCGGCGCTCTACTCGGAAGACAGCTGGGGCTACCTCACCCAGGCGCTCGACGAGGCGCTGCAGGGCGACCCGACGACCGCCTTCCTGCTCGCCGACTTCTACAACGAGCGGGAGAACGGCGCCTACCTCAGCAACTCCTCCGAGGCGTTCCGTGCGTACAACTGCATGGACTACCCGGTCGAGGACGACCCCGATGCCGAGGCCGCGATCACGAAGAAGATCGCCGAGGGCGCTCCGACCATCGCCCCCTACTGGAACGGCCCCGACTCGTGCTCGGTCTGGCCGTACCCGCCCACGGGAACCCGCGGTGAGATCAAGGCCGAGGGCGCGGGGCCGATCCTCGTGATCGGCACCACGAACGATCCGGCGACGCCGTACGAGTGGTCCGAGTCGCTCGCGAACCAGCTGGAGGAGGGTGTCCTCATCACCCGTGTCGGCGAAGGCCACACCGGCTACAACAAGGGCAACGCCTGTGTCGACGACGCCGTGGAGGCGTTCCTGCTCGACGACGTGGTGCCGGAGGACGGTCTGCGCTGCGAGTGA
- a CDS encoding isochorismatase family protein: MSRALLIVDVQNDFTEGGALAVAGGDAVASAVSTFLAVHAADYAVIVASRDWHDAEGDNGGHFAAEPDYVDTWPAHCVAGTEGAEYDPLLTTDAVTHHVQKGQGVAAYSMFEGVTDEGSTVGAVLTGAGVLTADVVGIATDHCVRATALDAIAHGVRVRVLTDLVAGVGAESSEAALAELAHAGAELVESAEA, from the coding sequence ATGAGCAGAGCGCTTCTCATCGTCGATGTCCAGAACGACTTCACCGAAGGCGGCGCCCTCGCCGTCGCCGGGGGCGACGCGGTGGCCTCCGCCGTCTCCACGTTCCTGGCCGTGCACGCAGCCGACTATGCGGTGATCGTCGCGTCGCGCGACTGGCACGATGCCGAGGGCGACAACGGCGGGCACTTCGCGGCGGAGCCGGACTACGTCGACACCTGGCCGGCCCACTGCGTCGCCGGGACCGAGGGGGCGGAGTACGACCCCCTGTTGACGACGGATGCCGTGACGCATCATGTGCAGAAGGGACAGGGCGTTGCCGCCTACTCGATGTTCGAGGGCGTGACAGACGAGGGATCGACCGTCGGCGCCGTGCTCACCGGAGCCGGGGTGCTCACAGCGGATGTCGTGGGCATCGCGACCGACCACTGCGTACGGGCGACCGCCCTCGACGCGATCGCCCACGGCGTGCGGGTGCGCGTGCTCACCGATCTCGTCGCGGGCGTCGGTGCGGAATCCAGCGAGGCTGCCCTCGCCGAGCTCGCGCACGCGGGCGCCGAGCTCGTCGAGAGCGCAGAGGCGTGA
- a CDS encoding DUF1697 domain-containing protein translates to MTRSVLLLRAVNVSGRNSVPMARLRDVLAAETDLEDVSTYIASGNIICETPTTPDAACTAVRKAIAAEFGVDTPVIHRRHAQLVASEKTQPFPDGEEKFVHAMFLERAGKAGALEALEERLQPGERLALVDDDLWIDYGSGGVHSTKLTKAVLDRALGVAGTARNLRTVRKLIELTA, encoded by the coding sequence GTGACCCGCAGCGTCCTGCTGCTGCGGGCCGTGAACGTGAGCGGGCGCAACAGCGTGCCGATGGCGCGGCTGCGCGACGTCCTGGCCGCGGAGACCGACCTCGAGGACGTCTCCACGTACATCGCCAGCGGGAACATCATCTGCGAGACGCCGACCACGCCGGATGCGGCCTGCACCGCCGTGCGGAAGGCGATTGCCGCGGAGTTCGGCGTCGACACCCCCGTGATCCATCGCCGCCATGCGCAGCTCGTGGCCTCCGAGAAGACTCAGCCGTTCCCCGACGGTGAGGAGAAGTTCGTGCACGCCATGTTCCTCGAGAGGGCCGGCAAGGCGGGCGCGCTCGAGGCGCTGGAGGAGCGGCTCCAGCCCGGAGAGCGCCTCGCGCTCGTGGACGACGATCTCTGGATCGACTATGGCAGCGGCGGCGTGCACTCGACGAAGCTGACGAAGGCGGTGCTGGACCGCGCTCTCGGCGTCGCGGGCACCGCGCGCAACCTCCGCACGGTCCGGAAGCTCATCGAGCTGACCGCGTGA